A window from Sinanaerobacter sp. ZZT-01 encodes these proteins:
- the sigK gene encoding RNA polymerase sporulation sigma factor SigK, which translates to MSLSLILTSLLLSNPLVLLSSYVSMGNSFPQPLTDKEEAYYLKLYESGDKEAKNILVERNLRLVAHIAKKYGNTGKNPDDLISIGTIGLIKAVNTYKIGKSVRLATYAAKCIENEILMSIRSNKKARVEISLNDPIGTDKDGNEISFNDILGTDADAILDDIDNKIQVKKLYTAITDLLKDRERSVIIKRFGLSGQGCKTQREVAKELGISRSYVSRIEKKAISKLKEAFSDELEL; encoded by the coding sequence ATGAGCCTATCGTTAATCCTCACCTCTCTGCTGCTATCTAATCCCCTGGTATTGCTTTCCTCCTATGTTTCTATGGGCAATTCCTTTCCTCAACCTTTAACTGATAAAGAAGAAGCTTACTATTTAAAGCTTTATGAATCAGGAGACAAGGAAGCGAAAAACATTTTAGTGGAACGCAATCTCAGATTAGTAGCTCACATTGCAAAAAAATACGGCAACACAGGAAAAAACCCAGATGACTTAATTTCAATCGGTACAATCGGATTGATCAAAGCTGTAAATACATATAAAATAGGCAAATCAGTACGCCTAGCTACATATGCAGCTAAATGCATTGAAAATGAAATCCTAATGTCCATCCGAAGTAACAAAAAAGCAAGAGTCGAAATTTCCTTGAATGATCCAATTGGAACTGACAAGGATGGCAATGAAATTAGCTTTAATGATATTTTAGGTACTGATGCCGATGCCATTTTAGATGATATTGATAATAAAATACAGGTCAAGAAATTATATACTGCAATTACCGATCTTTTAAAGGACCGGGAACGCAGCGTCATCATTAAGCGCTTTGGTTTGTCCGGTCAGGGCTGTAAAACCCAGCGTGAAGTGGCAAAAGAGCTTGGTATTTCCCGCTCCTATGTATCCCGCATTGAAAAAAAAGCTATTTCAAAATTAAAAGAAGCGTTTTCTGACGAATTGGAACTTTAA
- a CDS encoding FtsW/RodA/SpoVE family cell cycle protein, whose product MIKIIGNVLVFCVIAAIMIFAAGVDGKLYAKVLGGIAACMPIAYFLMDYHQKIRIDAFLNPSDTSLPGNYQVLQSKIAVGSGGFFGKGLFQGTQKELKFLPVQKSNFIFSVIVEELGMLGGGIVIGLYTMFLYRIMRIIDNAKNLYGALVVTGMFAMFTFQIFENIGMTMGLMPVTGITLPFISYGGSSIVTNMVALGLILNIGMRSKLINF is encoded by the coding sequence ATGATTAAAATTATCGGAAACGTTCTAGTCTTTTGCGTCATCGCAGCAATTATGATATTCGCTGCAGGTGTTGATGGCAAACTATATGCCAAGGTCTTGGGTGGCATTGCGGCTTGTATGCCAATTGCTTACTTTTTAATGGATTATCATCAAAAAATAAGAATTGATGCATTCTTAAATCCTTCTGACACTTCCCTGCCTGGAAATTATCAAGTCTTACAATCTAAAATTGCGGTTGGCTCGGGAGGCTTTTTTGGAAAAGGCTTGTTTCAAGGCACGCAGAAAGAATTGAAATTCTTACCGGTTCAAAAATCAAACTTTATTTTCTCAGTAATTGTTGAAGAATTAGGCATGCTGGGTGGAGGAATTGTAATTGGACTCTACACTATGTTTCTCTATCGCATTATGCGGATTATTGATAATGCAAAAAATTTGTATGGTGCGCTTGTCGTAACCGGAATGTTCGCGATGTTTACCTTTCAGATTTTTGAAAACATCGGTATGACAATGGGGCTCATGCCGGTAACAGGCATCACGCTTCCGTTTATCAGCTATGGTGGCAGTTCTATCGTCACGAACATGGTTGCACTTGGACTTATTTTAAATATTGGAATGAGAAGTAAATTAATTAATTTCTAA
- the minD gene encoding septum site-determining protein MinD, which produces MNEVIVIASGKGGVGKTVFAANMGAVLAQRDAKVLLLDMNMGLRNLDLCLGMESRVVYDVADVLSGVCRLKQALIRDRRFSELYLMSAAQGKETTGVEIEKVTALYEKLKEMFDYIIVDAPTGIGRGLQLAAAAADRAVIVAIPEYASLRDADMVDRILTDYGITKRKYVVNKVKADLFGQGSFPSLEEMSEVLRMEMAGVIQYDENIHIAANNGVPIVYKKGTYVSDNFNHIVDRILR; this is translated from the coding sequence ATGAACGAAGTCATAGTAATCGCCTCAGGAAAAGGAGGCGTAGGCAAAACAGTTTTTGCAGCAAATATGGGAGCTGTATTGGCTCAGCGTGATGCAAAAGTGTTGCTTTTAGATATGAATATGGGTTTACGAAATCTTGATCTCTGCTTAGGAATGGAGAGTCGTGTTGTATATGATGTTGCAGATGTATTATCTGGAGTATGTCGTTTGAAGCAAGCGTTGATAAGAGATCGGCGTTTTTCAGAGCTTTATCTCATGTCAGCCGCACAAGGCAAAGAGACTACCGGAGTGGAAATAGAGAAGGTAACAGCTCTTTATGAAAAACTAAAAGAGATGTTTGACTATATCATTGTGGATGCACCGACGGGGATCGGGAGAGGATTACAGCTCGCAGCAGCAGCAGCAGATCGAGCTGTAATTGTGGCGATTCCGGAATATGCATCCTTGCGGGATGCCGATATGGTCGACCGTATCTTAACAGATTACGGGATTACAAAGAGAAAATATGTGGTCAATAAAGTAAAAGCGGATTTGTTTGGACAGGGGAGTTTTCCCAGTCTGGAAGAAATGTCAGAGGTTCTGCGCATGGAGATGGCTGGAGTCATTCAATATGATGAAAACATACATATTGCCGCAAATAATGGCGTTCCGATTGTATATAAGAAGGGTACATACGTTTCCGATAATTTTAATCATATTGTAGACCGTATTCTGCGATAA
- a CDS encoding Maf family protein, with protein sequence MKSKMILASGSPRRIEMMQKHGIFPQIMKPEVDETLPKDINACQSVMYLALKKALHVEEKCREGIILAADTLVYKDETIGKPKDYEDAVRILKSLRDQKHSVLTGVAIVEVNTTNRRVFYESTEVIFKKYSDQDIINYIESGEAWDKAGAYAIQGSFSRYIDAFIGDYDNVVGFPWKRILKELDILGFGEL encoded by the coding sequence ATGAAATCCAAGATGATTCTAGCTTCTGGTTCACCTAGAAGAATAGAGATGATGCAAAAACATGGTATTTTTCCACAGATAATGAAACCGGAAGTAGATGAAACACTTCCGAAAGATATCAATGCCTGTCAGTCAGTCATGTATCTTGCCTTAAAAAAGGCACTTCATGTGGAAGAAAAATGTCGAGAAGGGATCATTTTAGCAGCGGATACTTTGGTATATAAGGACGAAACTATTGGGAAGCCAAAGGACTATGAAGATGCTGTTCGAATATTAAAATCCTTACGAGATCAAAAGCATTCTGTTCTAACCGGAGTCGCGATCGTAGAAGTAAACACAACAAATAGAAGAGTTTTCTATGAATCAACGGAGGTCATTTTTAAAAAATATTCCGATCAGGATATTATAAATTATATAGAAAGTGGCGAGGCATGGGATAAAGCGGGAGCTTATGCTATACAAGGCAGCTTTTCTAGGTATATTGATGCGTTTATAGGAGATTATGATAATGTAGTTGGATTTCCGTGGAAGCGTATTCTGAAGGAATTAGATATTCTCGGTTTTGGGGAACTGTAA
- the mreD gene encoding rod shape-determining protein MreD, with protein MKYGHSFILFLAAFLLQSTVLNHLSFFGVTPNLVLCLVIVLTFLYDEYPGIVGGLLFGLIQDLCFGEIIGIASLAYFAIGLSILYVKKLLYQDNVLSILFITISSTLGYYLIYWGVFFLFNGHYHFLYMAKILPISIIYNNIFTIFYYLIIGKTLEKNPKDRYV; from the coding sequence GTGAAATACGGTCATTCATTTATACTCTTTTTAGCTGCATTTTTATTGCAGTCAACTGTATTAAATCATTTAAGTTTTTTCGGTGTAACACCCAATTTAGTTTTATGTCTTGTAATAGTTTTGACTTTCTTATATGATGAATACCCTGGTATTGTGGGGGGTTTATTGTTTGGACTAATACAAGACTTGTGCTTTGGGGAAATAATAGGGATTGCTTCTTTGGCTTATTTCGCCATAGGCTTAAGCATTTTATATGTAAAAAAATTATTGTATCAGGATAATGTGCTATCCATATTATTCATAACGATAAGCAGTACATTGGGCTATTATTTAATATATTGGGGAGTTTTCTTTTTATTTAACGGGCACTATCATTTTTTATATATGGCTAAAATATTGCCGATTTCTATTATTTATAATAATATCTTTACGATTTTCTATTATTTAATTATTGGAAAAACATTGGAAAAAAATCCAAAAGATCGGTATGTTTAA
- a CDS encoding IS3 family transposase (programmed frameshift) yields MSRRRKFSDEDRMKAVTMVIEQHLSKKEVALLYNTDVSVIKRWVSYYEALGIEGIVSKAQYYDGNFKVKVIEYMHENGLSIRQTARKFNIPQHPTVSKWERIYYEEGPAALSQERRGRCKNMDTKKQAKPKQMNEQTKEDLIAEVQRLRMENDYLKKLNGLSSGKNCPREWEIATVIDELRRIHKLTDLLTFAKMPRSTFYYYLKRMKQQNKYAEVEECIKRIFHDNKGRYGYRRITLEMKNQGYNINHKTVLKLMNRNGIKCKIRKVKYRSYKGEVGEVAPNLLQRNFKANKPNQKWVTDVTEFSLHGEKVYLSPILDLYNGEIISYNISRSPNFSQTMDMLDKAFKKIPNNIDLLLHSDQGWQYQMKKYQFRLKEKGIKQSMSRKGNCLDNSVMENFFGILKTEMFYKHKFESTEHFILELESYIYYYNNRRIKSKLKGLSPVQYRIQSLKIA; encoded by the exons ATGTCTAGAAGAAGGAAGTTCTCTGATGAGGATCGCATGAAAGCAGTAACCATGGTTATTGAGCAACATCTGTCAAAGAAAGAAGTAGCACTACTATATAATACAGATGTATCTGTCATTAAAAGGTGGGTTAGCTATTATGAAGCCTTAGGAATTGAAGGAATTGTTTCAAAAGCCCAATATTATGATGGAAATTTTAAGGTTAAGGTTATAGAATATATGCATGAAAACGGTCTTTCAATAAGACAAACAGCTAGAAAGTTCAACATCCCGCAACATCCTACTGTTAGCAAATGGGAACGTATATATTACGAGGAGGGACCTGCTGCTCTTAGCCAAGAGCGTAGAGGTCGTTGTAAAAACATGGATACTAAAAAACAAGCAAAACCAAAACAGATGAATGAGCAGACAAAAGAAGATCTTATTGCAGAAGTTCAGCGTTTACGTATGGAGAATGATTACCTAAAAAAATTAAATG GCCTTAGTTCAGGAAAGAATTGCCCGAGAGAATGGGAAATAGCTACCGTCATTGATGAATTAAGGCGGATACACAAATTGACGGATTTGTTGACATTCGCAAAAATGCCAAGGAGTACATTTTACTATTATCTAAAGCGTATGAAACAACAGAACAAATATGCTGAGGTAGAAGAATGTATTAAGCGAATTTTTCATGATAATAAAGGAAGATACGGTTACCGACGAATTACACTTGAGATGAAAAATCAAGGGTATAACATTAATCATAAAACAGTTTTAAAACTAATGAATAGAAATGGTATTAAATGTAAAATAAGAAAAGTAAAATATCGCTCCTACAAAGGTGAAGTTGGAGAAGTAGCACCAAACCTTCTACAGCGAAACTTTAAAGCTAATAAGCCAAATCAAAAGTGGGTAACAGATGTAACAGAATTTTCGTTACATGGAGAGAAAGTATATTTATCACCAATTCTAGATTTATACAATGGTGAAATCATTAGTTACAACATATCTAGAAGCCCTAATTTTAGTCAAACAATGGATATGCTAGATAAAGCGTTTAAAAAAATACCTAATAATATAGACCTTCTTCTGCATTCTGACCAAGGTTGGCAATATCAGATGAAAAAATATCAATTTAGATTAAAAGAAAAAGGCATTAAGCAAAGTATGTCCAGAAAAGGAAATTGTCTGGATAATTCAGTCATGGAGAATTTCTTTGGCATATTAAAGACAGAAATGTTTTACAAACATAAATTTGAAAGCACAGAACATTTTATTTTAGAGCTTGAAAGTTACATATACTATTACAATAACAGACGGATTAAAAGTAAATTAAAAGGACTAAGTCCTGTACAGTACAGGATTCAGTCCCTAAAGATTGCATAA
- the radC gene encoding RadC family protein gives MKQEKLKGSITIKEMPQEERPREKMMKYGVFSLSNVELLSILIGSGTRNTTALSLAARIISLEKDGISFLGHCLPQDLCAIKGIGMAKSCQIVAGIALGKRIATQPRGKRLRIGSPDEVAALFMEELRYLKKEFFRVLLLNTKNEIIGMEDASIGNLNSSIVHPREIFCSAIKKSASSMIVVHNHPSGNPKPSQNDLNVTVRLVEAGKLLGISVVDHLIIGDGVYISLKEKGLL, from the coding sequence GTGAAACAAGAGAAATTAAAAGGTTCAATCACAATAAAAGAAATGCCGCAAGAGGAACGTCCGCGTGAAAAAATGATGAAGTATGGTGTTTTTTCTCTATCTAATGTTGAGTTGCTGTCTATTTTAATTGGCAGTGGGACAAGAAATACAACGGCATTATCATTAGCAGCAAGGATTATATCTCTTGAAAAAGATGGAATTTCTTTTTTAGGGCATTGTTTACCGCAGGATTTGTGTGCAATTAAAGGGATTGGTATGGCAAAATCGTGTCAGATTGTTGCTGGGATTGCACTTGGGAAGCGAATTGCAACCCAACCAAGAGGTAAACGACTTCGTATTGGTTCGCCTGACGAGGTTGCAGCGCTTTTTATGGAAGAATTGCGTTACTTAAAAAAAGAATTTTTTCGAGTTTTACTATTAAATACTAAAAATGAAATCATAGGGATGGAAGATGCATCTATAGGAAATTTAAACAGCTCAATCGTTCATCCACGTGAGATTTTTTGTTCTGCGATTAAAAAAAGTGCTTCTTCCATGATTGTCGTTCACAATCATCCCAGTGGAAACCCGAAACCAAGCCAAAATGATTTGAATGTGACAGTACGTTTAGTGGAGGCAGGGAAATTATTGGGAATTTCTGTAGTGGATCATTTAATCATCGGCGATGGCGTCTACATTAGTTTAAAAGAAAAAGGCTTGCTTTAA
- a CDS encoding rod shape-determining protein, with amino-acid sequence MNFRFFSQDLGIDLGTANTLIYSKNKGIILDEPSVIAMDESTHQVLATGHEAKEMLGRAPKHIRVVRPLQDGVISDFVMTQTMLKEYLNKAVAQRSAFTQIRVVVGVPSGVTEVEKRAVEEVIRQMGAKDVYILDEPMAAAIGSGLDVDAANGCMVADVGGGTSDIAIIALGGIVESTSLRFAGDKMDEAIVAYMRKNFNLLIGEKTAEEIKKTVGCVFPDEETENISMEARGRDIISGLPKTINVTSSDIMNALEEPIGTLIEGIKTTLEKAPPELAADIVNNGLVLTGGGSLLRGLDRLINYSTGMHVTVAENALEAVAEGTGKSLGSIEGVKRHAYRNRKY; translated from the coding sequence ATGAATTTTAGATTTTTTTCACAGGATTTAGGAATTGATCTAGGAACGGCAAATACGTTGATTTATTCAAAAAATAAGGGAATTATATTAGATGAGCCATCTGTAATTGCAATGGATGAAAGTACACATCAAGTTTTGGCAACTGGGCATGAAGCAAAAGAAATGCTTGGAAGGGCACCGAAGCATATACGCGTTGTCCGCCCTTTGCAGGATGGCGTGATTTCTGACTTTGTAATGACACAGACCATGCTTAAGGAATATTTAAATAAGGCTGTAGCGCAGCGCTCGGCATTTACACAAATTCGTGTAGTTGTAGGGGTGCCTTCCGGTGTGACAGAGGTGGAAAAGCGAGCGGTGGAAGAGGTCATACGCCAGATGGGAGCAAAGGATGTATATATCTTGGATGAACCAATGGCAGCAGCTATTGGCTCGGGTCTTGATGTAGATGCAGCAAATGGCTGTATGGTTGCTGATGTTGGAGGAGGAACTTCAGATATTGCCATTATTGCTTTAGGTGGTATCGTTGAGAGCACATCTTTACGATTTGCCGGTGATAAAATGGATGAAGCAATCGTAGCTTATATGAGAAAGAATTTTAACCTTCTGATTGGAGAAAAAACTGCCGAAGAAATAAAGAAGACAGTCGGCTGTGTATTTCCTGATGAGGAAACAGAGAATATATCTATGGAAGCAAGAGGGCGAGATATTATCAGTGGTTTGCCAAAAACTATCAACGTAACGTCTTCGGATATTATGAATGCATTGGAAGAGCCAATCGGCACGTTGATTGAAGGAATTAAGACTACACTGGAGAAAGCACCACCTGAATTGGCCGCAGACATTGTTAATAATGGTTTGGTACTAACTGGAGGTGGTTCCTTGCTTCGTGGTTTAGACAGGCTCATTAATTATAGTACTGGTATGCATGTAACAGTTGCAGAAAATGCTTTAGAGGCGGTTGCCGAAGGAACGGGAAAAAGCTTGGGAAGCATCGAAGGGGTAAAACGACACGCATACAGAAATAGAAAGTATTAA
- the mreC gene encoding rod shape-determining protein MreC: MKWFREHTRLAIIIGAFLILIVIIAVSFLNKGNSSWFGKKVEGGLTKVQEPISSAGNGVSNGIFGIFRFRSIAKENEKLKEEVSTLNQQIIQNRLSELELAELRELSNSLNYVGGEREYGYVTADVIALDGSSWFNLFTINAGKEEGVIKNSIVVGGDGLIGRVLEVGSHWSKVISLIDENSNVSFQVSRNLQLLGILSGDGKGSLKGYMLDPEATVGEGDMLLTSGIGIYPKGIPIGKISSVTLDTDSLLKTLTIEPVVYFKNIQKVTVIIPN; the protein is encoded by the coding sequence GTGAAGTGGTTTAGGGAGCACACGAGACTTGCAATTATAATAGGTGCCTTTTTAATTTTAATTGTTATTATTGCGGTGTCCTTTTTAAATAAAGGAAACAGTTCTTGGTTTGGGAAAAAAGTTGAAGGAGGCCTTACAAAGGTACAAGAACCTATTTCCAGTGCCGGGAATGGAGTCAGCAATGGGATTTTTGGGATTTTTCGTTTTCGGTCAATTGCAAAGGAAAATGAAAAATTGAAAGAGGAAGTCTCAACATTGAATCAACAGATTATACAAAATCGACTGAGTGAGCTGGAGCTTGCGGAGTTGCGTGAGCTATCAAACAGTTTAAATTATGTAGGTGGTGAGAGGGAGTATGGCTATGTCACTGCGGATGTAATTGCCTTAGATGGTTCAAGCTGGTTTAATCTATTTACCATTAATGCAGGAAAAGAAGAAGGAGTCATAAAGAATTCGATTGTTGTCGGTGGTGATGGCTTGATTGGTCGTGTACTGGAGGTCGGAAGCCACTGGTCAAAGGTTATATCGCTGATTGATGAAAACAGCAATGTTAGTTTTCAGGTATCACGAAATTTGCAGCTTCTTGGAATCTTATCCGGTGATGGAAAAGGAAGTTTGAAAGGATATATGTTAGATCCGGAGGCGACGGTCGGAGAGGGAGATATGCTTCTCACTTCAGGCATCGGTATCTACCCGAAAGGGATTCCGATTGGAAAGATAAGCAGCGTTACTTTAGATACAGATTCTCTCTTAAAAACGTTGACAATAGAACCAGTCGTCTACTTTAAAAATATTCAAAAGGTTACCGTTATTATTCCAAATTAA
- a CDS encoding penicillin-binding transpeptidase domain-containing protein, which produces MNHWIKSRNNQILLVTCVLMSMLLMRLFFLTVIQGGTWAEAAKSLSVKKLYTVAPRGQIYDRYGRVLAGNKPSFTVHFSAGELSDEEINQEALQLIGILEENGEVYRDNFPIMMNGNGGFYYTFDRTIEEWLIAQGMPTTFTAEQAFNEIRRRNSIDEGMNEYEAQAQLQTVYNVYPPISVKNMEFLETLELNSFLDRYYLKHDLSAEETFYALREKCKIDPSISDSQARKILMIRNELAAQGYRRYIPATIAKDVADRTIITIEERSSDLLGVDVVAESVRYYPNENTASHLIGYLGQISESEKESYMEKGYSLSDMVGKDGIEKKYEEDLKGVDGVKSVEVNVHGEQTRVINDTKTEKGKDVYLTIDLDIQKTAENALEQALLAIQRGGSFQSKWGNYKYGTAYPNANVGAVVALDLKTGNVLAMASYPDFNPNLFATGISKEDWQSLQGKNLRDPLSPVPLFNVAARTAVQPGSTFKLVTATAALESGLDPQRKLRDGGYIALGKSTYGCLLWNRYKRTHGLVNLYEAIEVSCNYYFYDLVSNKDYTKGTSLGLDRSMGIEKIMEYAQQYGLGLPTGIEISETVASVPTAEGKMKNTKRSLHNILFSRAELYFTKETISNKELLNTYIDEIVSWTEENPTYSETLKRMKKMGLKEEMQDTVAQLCKFDYYNMATFTTGDELIISIGQGENSYTPLQMANYIATLGNKGVLNQVSVVKGVEGTGTVEKASGTKMNVTDDSIFDDMIEGMRRVAVGSQGSARAVFSNFPVSVAAKTGTAERGGKINPPDEVEYIKKYLPRISSRLQWSDVEKEMYRLMDEYPDLYQTKNYAVRQAVMLLSDGKVTEERIDAYKADYDNFAWFVCLAPVEDPQIAISVLLFQGGSGGYAAPIAREIIAQYMGLNQTYTDYDLSTKITQ; this is translated from the coding sequence ATGAATCATTGGATTAAATCAAGAAATAATCAAATATTACTAGTTACATGCGTCTTAATGAGTATGCTTTTAATGCGGCTATTTTTTCTCACGGTTATTCAAGGAGGAACTTGGGCTGAAGCAGCTAAAAGCTTAAGTGTTAAGAAGCTCTACACCGTTGCACCTCGCGGTCAAATTTATGATCGCTATGGAAGAGTGCTGGCTGGAAACAAACCAAGTTTTACAGTGCATTTCAGTGCCGGAGAATTGAGTGATGAGGAGATTAATCAAGAAGCTTTGCAGTTAATTGGAATTTTAGAAGAAAACGGCGAGGTATATCGAGACAACTTTCCGATCATGATGAACGGAAACGGCGGTTTTTATTACACTTTCGATCGAACCATTGAAGAATGGCTGATCGCACAGGGAATGCCGACTACTTTTACGGCAGAACAGGCATTTAATGAAATTCGCAGAAGAAATAGTATAGACGAGGGCATGAACGAATATGAGGCACAAGCCCAGCTACAGACTGTATACAATGTTTATCCGCCAATATCTGTAAAAAATATGGAGTTCTTAGAAACGCTCGAATTAAATAGTTTTTTGGACCGCTATTATTTGAAACATGATTTATCTGCAGAAGAGACCTTCTATGCATTACGCGAAAAATGCAAAATTGACCCATCCATTTCAGATTCACAGGCAAGAAAAATTTTGATGATTCGAAATGAGCTGGCAGCACAAGGGTATCGGCGTTATATTCCGGCTACCATCGCAAAGGATGTAGCAGATCGGACCATTATTACCATTGAAGAGCGAAGCTCAGATCTGCTGGGAGTTGATGTCGTTGCCGAATCAGTCCGCTATTATCCGAATGAAAATACAGCGTCGCATTTAATCGGATATTTGGGGCAAATATCTGAAAGTGAAAAAGAAAGCTACATGGAAAAAGGATACAGTCTCAGTGATATGGTTGGAAAAGACGGTATAGAGAAAAAATATGAAGAGGATCTAAAAGGTGTAGACGGAGTTAAGAGTGTAGAAGTAAATGTGCATGGTGAACAAACCCGTGTAATTAACGATACAAAAACGGAAAAAGGAAAAGATGTTTATCTCACAATTGATTTAGATATTCAGAAAACAGCAGAGAATGCTTTGGAGCAAGCTTTACTTGCGATTCAAAGGGGCGGTTCATTTCAAAGCAAATGGGGTAACTATAAATACGGAACCGCATATCCGAATGCAAATGTAGGTGCCGTGGTTGCATTGGATTTAAAAACCGGTAATGTATTGGCGATGGCAAGTTATCCTGACTTTAATCCAAATTTATTTGCGACAGGAATTTCAAAGGAAGACTGGCAATCTTTGCAGGGAAAGAATTTACGTGATCCGCTTTCTCCGGTACCCTTATTTAATGTAGCGGCAAGAACTGCAGTTCAGCCTGGTTCAACTTTTAAGCTGGTCACAGCAACTGCTGCATTGGAAAGTGGTTTAGACCCGCAAAGAAAACTTCGTGATGGCGGATATATTGCATTAGGAAAGAGTACTTACGGGTGCCTTTTATGGAACCGCTATAAAAGAACTCACGGGCTTGTAAACTTGTATGAGGCGATTGAGGTATCTTGCAATTATTATTTTTATGACTTGGTATCCAATAAGGACTATACAAAGGGAACTTCACTGGGCTTAGATCGTTCTATGGGTATTGAAAAAATTATGGAATATGCACAGCAGTACGGACTGGGACTGCCGACCGGCATTGAAATATCAGAGACGGTTGCTTCGGTGCCCACGGCAGAAGGGAAAATGAAAAACACCAAAAGATCATTACACAATATATTGTTTAGCCGAGCCGAACTGTATTTTACAAAAGAAACGATTTCGAATAAAGAACTGTTGAATACTTATATAGATGAAATTGTAAGTTGGACAGAGGAAAATCCGACTTATTCTGAAACTCTAAAAAGAATGAAAAAGATGGGCTTAAAAGAAGAAATGCAAGATACTGTTGCTCAGTTGTGTAAGTTTGATTATTATAATATGGCGACGTTTACAACCGGCGATGAATTAATTATTTCCATTGGGCAGGGGGAAAATTCATATACTCCTCTTCAAATGGCAAATTATATTGCAACTCTTGGGAATAAAGGTGTCTTAAATCAGGTGAGTGTCGTAAAAGGAGTGGAAGGTACTGGAACAGTTGAAAAAGCATCTGGGACAAAGATGAATGTTACAGATGATTCCATTTTTGATGATATGATTGAAGGAATGCGGCGTGTTGCAGTGGGTTCACAGGGAAGTGCAAGAGCTGTTTTTTCTAACTTTCCGGTAAGTGTTGCAGCTAAGACTGGTACTGCGGAAAGGGGCGGAAAGATTAATCCACCGGATGAAGTTGAATATATAAAGAAGTATCTTCCAAGAATATCCAGTCGGTTACAGTGGAGTGATGTAGAAAAAGAAATGTACCGTCTGATGGATGAATATCCCGACTTATATCAAACAAAAAATTATGCTGTTCGTCAAGCAGTTATGCTTTTAAGTGATGGAAAAGTGACTGAAGAAAGAATTGACGCATACAAGGCGGATTATGATAACTTTGCATGGTTTGTATGTCTTGCGCCGGTTGAAGATCCGCAGATAGCGATTTCCGTTTTACTTTTCCAAGGTGGGTCCGGAGGATATGCTGCACCGATAGCAAGGGAAATCATTGCACAGTATATGGGGTTAAACCAAACTTATACAGATTATGATTTGAGCACCAAGATAACACAGTAA